Part of the Deltaproteobacteria bacterium genome, TCGGTGCTGCCGAAGGTCACCATCGCATCGCCGAAGAAGATGTACCCCATTAGTCCGTAACCCTCGAGCTGCGACGTGGACCAGAAGCTCCCGCAGACGTGGTCGAGCTCCGACGGAGCAAAGCAACCGCCCACGGGCCCTTCTTCCTCCCAACAGCCGTCACAGTCGAGGCTCTCGCATTCATCCGACAGGCAATCGGCGGCGATCTGACATGAGCCGCCCGTTTCGGTCGCCGGGCAGCCGCGGATCAACGTGCGAAGCTCGCCGATGTTGGGAAGCCGCCACAGGTCGCCGCCGCCGAGTTCGAGGCTGTCGCAATACGCCACGGCATCATCCCACGTGAGCTCCTCGGGCGAGCGCCCGACCTGCCACGTGAAGCCCGTCGCGGGATCGATCCACGTGTCGCCCTTGTCCTCTTCCTTATCGTCGTCTCCCGCGCACGCGCACGCCGCGCACATCGCCACGCAACCGAACATCACCGCAATTCGGATGAGTCGCATCGCCATACTCCGACGGAAATTCCGGAAGGACACATCTTACTCCCTCTCGCGAGGCGCGCCAATGAATTTTGGTGTCTTTTCGGCGGCGCGACGTTTGGGATACCCTGTGATGTCCTCAAAACCCGGAGCCCCACGATGAACCAGCCGATTTCGGTGCGCGAACTCGATTTTTCTCCCAAGCCCGGCAAGACCTACTGGAACTGCGAGCGCGAGTGGCGCGAGGAGTTCATCTACTTCCTCATGGTCGACCGTTTTCACGACGGCAAAACCCGCAAGACGCACTCCGGCGCGGCGCGCGCGAAGGGCTACGGCGATGCGGCGCGTTTGCGCCGGTTCTGCGGCGGCACGCTGCGCGGCATCACGCAAAAACTCGACTACATCAACGGCCTGGGATGCACGGCGGTGTGGTTGTCGCCGATCTTCGAGAACGACGGCGCGCCCGACCCGGCGGGCGGCTCGTATCACGGTTACGCGATCCGCAACTACCTGAACATCGATCCGCGCTTCGGCACGAAAGACGACCTGTGCGAGCTGGTGGAAGAAGCGCACCGGCGCGGCATGCGCGTGTTCCTCGACGCGGTCGCCAACCACGCCGGCGACGTCTGGCGCTACCCGGGCGACTACCCCTACTTCTACAGCTCGGACCACCGGCAGTTTCCGCTCGAAGGCTTTCGGCATCCGCCCGATCCCGGGAGCGGTTTCCCCGGCTATCCGCTGCCCGTCGAGCTGCAGAACCCCGATTACTACCACCGGCGCGGCCAGATTCGCGATGACGGGTGGGACCGTTACCCCGAGACGCAATGGGGCGATTTCTTCACGCTCAAGGGCTTCAACAACGACGAGGACCCGGCGGGCATCGAGCTTCAGAAGGTCATCATCGACTGCCACAAATACTGGGTGCGCGAGGCGGACATCGACGGCTATCGCATGGACGCCGTGAAGCACATGGGCGAGACGGCCATCGCCAGGTTCTGCCAGGGGATTCGCGAATACGCCTACGCGCTCGGCAAGCGCGAGTTCATGCTCTTCGGCGAGCTCGTGGGCGGCGACGAGGTGATCCACCGCTACACCGGGCCCAACACCGCCGGGCAACTGGGCGACAAGACGGTGTATTACGGCCTGTCGAGCGTGCTCGATTTTCCGCTCTACTGGACGCTGCCGTCGGTGCTCAAGGGCTTCGA contains:
- a CDS encoding DUF1566 domain-containing protein; this translates as MRLIRIAVMFGCVAMCAACACAGDDDKEEDKGDTWIDPATGFTWQVGRSPEELTWDDAVAYCDSLELGGGDLWRLPNIGELRTLIRGCPATETGGSCQIAADCLSDECESLDCDGCWEEEGPVGGCFAPSELDHVCGSFWSTSQLEGYGLMGYIFFGDAMVTFGSTETPRYARCLLTPW
- a CDS encoding alpha-amylase, coding for MNQPISVRELDFSPKPGKTYWNCEREWREEFIYFLMVDRFHDGKTRKTHSGAARAKGYGDAARLRRFCGGTLRGITQKLDYINGLGCTAVWLSPIFENDGAPDPAGGSYHGYAIRNYLNIDPRFGTKDDLCELVEEAHRRGMRVFLDAVANHAGDVWRYPGDYPYFYSSDHRQFPLEGFRHPPDPGSGFPGYPLPVELQNPDYYHRRGQIRDDGWDRYPETQWGDFFTLKGFNNDEDPAGIELQKVIIDCHKYWVREADIDGYRMDAVKHMGETAIARFCQGIREYAYALGKREFMLFGELVGGDEVIHRYTGPNTAGQLGDKTVYYGLSSVLDFPLYWTLPSVLKGFEAPSRLGARYDALRGHALSRGELGRYLVTFVDNHDQIGQNYKRRFAAGATDEQVIAGLGWLLCALGTPCVYYGTEQGLEGEGHGDEFIREALFDPDDPARDILNPDCRIYRETAAIARVNRENPALRFGRMYMRDVSADGLDFRPPDRQPCTLAFSRVLADREVVVAYNTSTTETHEDFVIVDSAMHAPGSTMRYLYGGTGTVEVHRHRDHPVNDSRFVRIPLAPMQFVIVG